Below is a genomic region from Delftia tsuruhatensis.
GTGACGTCTGCCCAGCAAAGCGAGCAGGTGCTTGCCGCACTCAAGAAGGAAGACGCCGAGGTCACGCTGCGACGCACCGAGTTCGTGGGACCGCAGGTCGGCGACGAGCTGATGCACAACGGCCTGATGGCCCTGGGCTTCGTGGTGCTGGGCATCGTGATCTACCTGGCCATGCGTTTCGAATGGAAGTTCGGCGTGGCCGCGGTGATCGCCAACCTGCACGACGTGGTCATCATCCTGGGCTTCTTCGCGTTCTTCCAGTGGGAGTTCTCGCTGTCGGTGCTGGCCGGCGTTCTGGCCGTGCTCGGCTACTCGGTCAACGAGTCGGTCGTGATCTTCGACCGTATCCGCGAAGCCTTCCGCAAGTTCCGCAAGCTCAGCACCACCGAGGTGATCGACCACGCCATCACCAGCACCATGAGCCGCACCATCATCACCCACGCCTCCACCGAGGCCATGGTGCTGTCCATGTTCTTCTTCGGCGGCCCCAGCCTGCATTACTTCGCACTGGCGCTGACCATCGGCATCCTGTTCGGCATCTACTCCTCGGTCTTCGTGGCCGCCGCCATCGCCATGTGGCTGGGCGTCAAGCGCGAGGACCTGATCAAGGCCCCCAAGGCGGCCAACGATCCCAATGATCCGAACGCCGGCGCCACCGTGTAAGCGGATGTTTTTGACCTAGACCGGCTTACACTCGCGGGCATGTCTTCCCTGCCCACATCCTCCAACGCGCCTGCCGGCCCCCAGTCCGCACTGGGCCAGCAGGCGCGTTTGCATTGGATCCGCGGGCTGTGCAAGGGACTGCCCTCCGTCGCAGCACAACTCCAGGCGCAGATGGAGCAGCAGGCGCAGGCCGTGGGCACGCAACGGGAAATGCAGGAGCGGCGCGAGGCATGGGCCAACTACTGCCAGCGCCAGGCCGCCTGGCTGAGCGGCGGCACGCAGGCACTGCAAGGCGCACTGCTGCCTGGCAAGGCCGCACCAGCGCCCGCGCCGCAGCGCGGGGCACTGCAGTTCGAGCTGCTCAGCGACGACGTGGTGGAGAACAAGATACTGGCCTCCCGCATGGCGCTGGCCATGGGCGAGACCACGGCCCCTGCCTTCGATACGCTGCGCCTGCGCATGCAGCTCCTGGAAGACCGGGAGCTGCCCTCCGATGACATCCTGCGCAGCGAATCCGTGTGTCGGCACCTGGTCGAGCAATGGTTGCAGGCCGGCCTGCAACGCGGCGACCTGCAGCGCGTGCTGGACCTGTTGCAGGCGGCCCTGGCGCCCCTGCTTGCCGCCGGGTACCAGGCAGCCCATGTGCTGCTCGATGGCCAGGGCGTCACGCGCTCGCAGGACGTGGCCATGCGGGTACGGCGCACCGAGGCGGGCCACTCCACTCGCGCCATGGGCCTGGGATCGCCGACGGCCCCTGGCCCGTCGGCAACGCCGTCCTCCGGCCATGTGCCCGTACAGATGGGCAGCGGGCCGGCCCCATCCTCCTTTGCCACGCCTCCCCTCGGGCAGATGCCCGTGGGCCTGACCACGCTCGCGCGCGCGCGCCACCGCGCCCATGAGGTGGTCGGCCAGTTGCGCAGGCTGCTCATGCAGCCCGGCGTCGGCATGGCGGGCCTGGTGCCCGGCGTGGGTGGCACGGCTCCCCAGGCCCCGGCGTCGGCGGCCCTGGCACAGGCCCTGCTGGAGCAGCGTGTCGTGGCGCAGACCCAGTACCAGCAGATGCTGGCCCAGGGGCTGACCACGCTGCACATCGATGCCAGTCCGGCCGCCATCGGCCACCTGGTGGGCCAGGTGCGCGAGCGTTCGGCCGACCTCAAGCGCAAGGCGGCCACCCCGGGCGAGAAGGCCACTATCGAGATCGTGGCCCTGATGTTCCAGGCCATCCTGACCGAAGACCGGATCCCGCCTTCGGTGCGGGTCTGGTTCGCCCGCCTGCAGGTGCCCGTGCTGCGCGTCGCGCTGGCCGAGCCGGACTTCTTCAGCAACCTGCGCCATCCGGCCCGGCTGCTGATCGACCGCCTGGGCTCCTGCGTGATGGGCTTCGATGCCTCCAGCATCGGCGGCAGCGCGCTGGAATCCGAGATCCGGCGCATCGTCCAGGTCATCGAGCAGTACCCGGAGACCGGCCAGAAGGTGTTCGTGCTGGTGCTGCGCGAGTTCGAGGACTTCCTGGCGCGCTACCTGACCCAGTCACAGGACAAGGCCAAGATCGTCAGCGTGGCCCAGCAGGTCGAGCAAAAGGAAACCCTGGCCATCCAGTACACCATCGAGCTGCGCCACCTGCTCACCGACATGCCGGTGCGCGAGGAGATCCGGGAATTCCTGTTCAAGACCTGGACCGAGGTGCTGGCCCTGGCCGCCGTGCGCCATGGCGCCAAGGACGCCCGCACCATGCGCTTCAAGCAGGCGGCCAGCGAACTGGTCTGGGCCGCCAGCGCCAAGCCCACGCGCCAGGAGCGCTCCCGCGTCATCCAGACGCTACCGACGCTGCTGCAGACCCTGCGCGAAGGTCTTGCCCTGATCGGCACCACGGGCGATGCGCAGTCCGCGCGCATCAAGCAGGTCACCGACACGCTGGCCGAGGCCTTCGTCTCCAAGACCGCCACCATCGCCCCTGCGCGCATCGAGGCCATGGCCCAGCGGCTGGCCCATCTGGAACAATACATCAGCGAAGACGGCAGCCTCGACGAGGACATGCCGCTGTCGCCCGAGAACATCGAAATGATCCTGGGCGTGGACACGGCCGGCCTCAACGTCATCCCGAGCACCAACACGCCCGTGGAGCCGGTGATGCTGGAATGGGCCACCTCGCTGGAGCCGGGCCGCTGGTTCACGCTGGACCACAACGGCGCGCGCATCCAGGTGCAGTACGCCTGGCGCAGCCGCCGCAAGCAGCTGCACCTGTTCGCCGCGCTCGACGGCACCTGCCATCTGCTGCAGCTGCGGCGCATGGCCTCCTACCTGCAATCGGGCCTGCTGTCGGTGCACGACGAGGAGGCACTGACCGTGCGCGCCACGCGCGATGCGCTGCAAAAGATCCAGGCCAATCCCGAAAGGCTGAGCGCCCCCTGAGGCGGCGCCCGCCCTCCGTGCCGTCTCGCGCGCGAGGGCGCCGCCGTCAGGCCAGGGACAGGCGCTGGTAGAGGCCGCCGGGCAGGCGTTCGATGCGGCCCTCGAGTTCCAGCTCCAGCAGGCGGGCCTGCTGGACGGCCGCGTCCATGCCGGTGCGGTCCATGAGCGCATCGAGCGACAGCGGATCGTGGGACAGCGCGCGCAGGGTGGGATCCCTGTCCTCTTCGGGCGCTGGTGCGGCCGCCGATGGTGATGGCATGGCGGGCAGTCGCGTCGCCATGCCCTGCAGTTCATCGAGCACATCCTGGGCCGTCTCCACCAGCTTGGCCCCCTGGCGCAGCAATGCATGGCAGCCGCGCGACTGCGGCGCGTGGATGGAGCCCGGGATGGCGAACACCTCGCGGCCCTGCTCCGAAGCCAGGCGGGCCGTGATCAAAGAGCCCGACTGCAAGGCAGCCTCCACCACCAGCGTGCCCTGGGACAGCCCTGCGATGATGCGATTGCGCTGGGGGAAATTCGTGGCCATGGGTCCCGTTCCCAGGGGGTATTCGCTGACGATCAGTCCCT
It encodes:
- a CDS encoding DUF1631 family protein, which gives rise to MSSLPTSSNAPAGPQSALGQQARLHWIRGLCKGLPSVAAQLQAQMEQQAQAVGTQREMQERREAWANYCQRQAAWLSGGTQALQGALLPGKAAPAPAPQRGALQFELLSDDVVENKILASRMALAMGETTAPAFDTLRLRMQLLEDRELPSDDILRSESVCRHLVEQWLQAGLQRGDLQRVLDLLQAALAPLLAAGYQAAHVLLDGQGVTRSQDVAMRVRRTEAGHSTRAMGLGSPTAPGPSATPSSGHVPVQMGSGPAPSSFATPPLGQMPVGLTTLARARHRAHEVVGQLRRLLMQPGVGMAGLVPGVGGTAPQAPASAALAQALLEQRVVAQTQYQQMLAQGLTTLHIDASPAAIGHLVGQVRERSADLKRKAATPGEKATIEIVALMFQAILTEDRIPPSVRVWFARLQVPVLRVALAEPDFFSNLRHPARLLIDRLGSCVMGFDASSIGGSALESEIRRIVQVIEQYPETGQKVFVLVLREFEDFLARYLTQSQDKAKIVSVAQQVEQKETLAIQYTIELRHLLTDMPVREEIREFLFKTWTEVLALAAVRHGAKDARTMRFKQAASELVWAASAKPTRQERSRVIQTLPTLLQTLREGLALIGTTGDAQSARIKQVTDTLAEAFVSKTATIAPARIEAMAQRLAHLEQYISEDGSLDEDMPLSPENIEMILGVDTAGLNVIPSTNTPVEPVMLEWATSLEPGRWFTLDHNGARIQVQYAWRSRRKQLHLFAALDGTCHLLQLRRMASYLQSGLLSVHDEEALTVRATRDALQKIQANPERLSAP
- the secF gene encoding protein translocase subunit SecF, with product MEFFRIRKDIPFMKYALILNAISFITFALAVFFLVTRGLHLSVEFTGGTVMEVAYTQPANIAKVRDTVSGLGYADVTVQNFGTSRDVMIRLPVQKDVTSAQQSEQVLAALKKEDAEVTLRRTEFVGPQVGDELMHNGLMALGFVVLGIVIYLAMRFEWKFGVAAVIANLHDVVIILGFFAFFQWEFSLSVLAGVLAVLGYSVNESVVIFDRIREAFRKFRKLSTTEVIDHAITSTMSRTIITHASTEAMVLSMFFFGGPSLHYFALALTIGILFGIYSSVFVAAAIAMWLGVKREDLIKAPKAANDPNDPNAGATV